One Phragmites australis chromosome 23, lpPhrAust1.1, whole genome shotgun sequence DNA window includes the following coding sequences:
- the LOC133906800 gene encoding uncharacterized protein LOC133906800 produces MRGSGSPEGAPELKVKRRCSTISRGGEEELRVSVDGKRAVHARQLRWNFRGNQTVFVDGAPVDVMWDLHGWWFRDPPGCVVVMLQARRALEEEAAAPGFSLVVQAFKTLPWSRILGEVNAHCFPCSCPLTWKFGGI; encoded by the coding sequence ATGCGCGGGTCCGGTTCGCCGGAGGGCGCGCCGGAGCTCAAGGTCAAGCGTCGCTGCTCAACGATCTCccgaggcggcgaggaggagctgcGGGTGAGCGTCGATGGGAAGCGCGCGGTCCACGCGCGCCAACTGCGGTGGAACTTCAGAGGGAACCAGACGGTCTTCGTCGACGGCGCTCCCGTCGACGTCATGTGGGACCTCCATGGCTGGTGGTTCCGGGACCCGCCGGGGTGCGTGGTCGTCATGCTCCAGGCGAGGAGAGCGcttgaggaggaggccgccgcgcCGGGGTTCTCGCTCGTCGTCCAGGCATTCAAGACGCTGCCTTGGTCTCGAATTCTCGGAGAGGTCAATGCTCACTGCTTCCCCTGTAGTTGTCCATTGACTTGGAAATTTGGTGGAATTTAG
- the LOC133906692 gene encoding phytosulfokines 5-like: MRRCSSTSSPLAALALLLLVCVFHCAAAARLLHAVPPLVHQEHGVNAAADGLVLQEGAAGNDDELSASEMTGAEVEEVCEEGNDECMQRRLLRDAHLDYIYTQHKGKP; the protein is encoded by the exons ATGAGGCGTTGCAGCAGTACCTCTTCGCCGCTCGCGGCTCTTgccctgctcctcctcgtctgCGTCTTCCACTGCGCGGCAGCGGCTCGCCTCCTGCATGCTGTTCCTCCTCTTGTTCACCAAG AGCATGGTGTCAATGCAGCTGCAGATGGTCTCGTGCTTCAGGAAGGTGCCGCGGGCAATGACGATGAGCTCTCAGCCTCCGAG ATGACGGGAGCAGAGGTGGAGGAGGTTTGTGAGGAGGGGAACGACGAGTGCATGCAGCGGCGGCTGCTCCGGGACGCGCACCTCGACTACATCTACACGCAGCACAAGGGCAAGCCTTGA
- the LOC133906498 gene encoding RING-H2 finger protein ATL67-like has translation MASGVSASMALTLAGFCFSVIFIVFVCSRLACALLLRCSRSRRRSPALPQYAFAVHVAGGAGAGGLNPAAVAAFPTRAFAASDSSDAQCVVCLAEYEEKDVLRLLPYCGHNFHMACIDMWLELNSTCPVCRISLRDNPDSKHTVPLPLPSAVISPTCSPPQASRSDPCHCLFVSTGHSSRASEVLRHEPDQENQIASGPSVDGANNLPLSEVNSPRENNSQTVRNLVERSTQLGPCK, from the exons ATGGCGTCCGGCGTGTCGGCGAGCATGGCGCTCACACTGGCGGGCTTCTGCTTCAGCgtcatcttcatcgtcttcGTCTGCTCCCGCCTCGCCtgcgccctcctcctccgctgctCCCGTTCTCGCCGCCGCTCCCCCGCCCTCCCGCAGTACGCCTTCGCCGTGCACGTCGCGGGAGGAGCCGGCGCCGGGGGACTCAATCCCGCCGCCGTGGCCGCCTTCCCAACCCGCGCCTTCGCCGCCTCCGACTCCTCTGACGCCCA GTGCGTCGTCTGTCTTGCAGAATATGAAGAGAAAGATGTGCTACGCTTACTCCCTTACTGCGGTCACAATTTTCACATGGCCTGTATAGATATGTGGCTAGAGCTGAACTCAACCTGCCCAGTCTGTAGAATCTCATTGCGTGATAACCCTGATAGCAAACACACTGTTCCTCTTCCTCTGCCTAGTGCAGTGATAAGCCCTACATGTTCTCCTCCACAAGCGTCAAGATCAGATCCATGCCACTGCCTGTTTGTCAGCACAGGGCATTCATCAAGGGCATCAGAGGTTCTTAGACATGAACCCGACCAGGAGAATCAGATAGCATCTGGTCCATCAGTGGATGGGGCAAACAACTTGCCATTGTCCGAGGTTAACTCCCCTCGTGAAAATAACAGCCAAACGGTAAGAAATCTGGTGGAGAGATCTACCCAGCTAGGGCCCTGCAAATAG